CGCAAGCAGCGCCTGCAGGGTGCCGAAGCTGCGAACGAGCCGGTCCACGTGCGCGAACTGCAGACGTGAGATGCGTGCGAGCAGCCGGTAGCCGCGCGGACTCATGGTGTTGTCCTGGGCGTCGATCGTCGTCGGGTAGCCGAAGGCGCCGGCGAGCTGGGTGAGATCGAGGAGATCGGCGTCGCTGAGTTCCTCGATGACCTCGAGTGCCTGTCGGACGTCTTCGGCGGTGGCGGGTTCGGGGCTGGCGAAGTAGTCGCGGACGAGCAGTTCTCGCATGGTGTCGTTGTCGCTGATGAGCTCTTCGAGCTGCAGGCTCACCTGTCGACCGTTGGTGCCCAGTTCGAGGACGTACTCCTCGATCTCCACCGATACCCGCCGCACCATCTCCATGCGCTGTGCGGTCGACATGGCGTCGCGCAGCAGCACGTAGTCCTCGATCTCGGCGCGCGACAACGCGGCGATGACCTCGTCGAGACGTGCCTTGTACCGCTCCAGGGTGGCCAGGGCGACGTTCGCGCGCGACAGGATGGGGTCGGGGCTCTCGACGACACGACGAGCGCCGTCGACGTAGACGCTGACAATCGACATCGAGGCACTGACCGAGATGACCGGGTGACCGGTCTGGATCGCGGTGCGTTCGGCGTTACGATGCCGGGTGCCCGATTCCTCGGTGGGGATCGAGGGGTCCGGCACGAGCTGGACGTTGGCGCGCACGATGCGCTTTCCGTCGGTGGACAGGACCACCGCGCCGTCCATCTTGGCGAGCTCACGCAGCCGGGTGGGGGCGAACTCGACGTCGAGATGGAAACCGCCGTCGCAGATCTTTTCGACGTCGGAGTCGTGCCCCAGCACGATCAGGGCGCCCGTACCGCCACGCAGGATCCGCTCCAGGCCGTCGCGTAGCGGGGTGCCCGGCGCGACGCGCGCCAACGTCTCACGCGCGAGCTCGGACTTCACCACTTCGGCAACCATGTCTCCCCTTCGGCTCCGGGACACCCCCGGGCGGACGACGCCCGTCGAAGCAGGTCGTCACAACGGTGACTAGGGTACCGGGATGTGAAGAGCAGCAGTTTTGTGGTGCCCGACGAGCTCGACGTGCTCGAGCGCCACCCGAAGACCTCCGCGCCGGGTGAACTCATGCGCCCGCACAACTCGACGTGCTTCGGCTGTGGGGGGGACTCGCCGCGGGGCCTGCGCATACCGATGTACGCGGGCGAGGGCTTCACCGTGGACGCGCAGATGCCGGTCGAGCAGTGGATGGAGGGCGGGCCCGGCGTGATCCACGGGGGCATCCTGTCCAGCGCGTTCGACGACGTGATGGGGATGCTTCCACGGCTTCTGGGTCCTC
The sequence above is drawn from the Gordonia rubripertincta genome and encodes:
- the disA gene encoding DNA integrity scanning diadenylate cyclase DisA, translating into MVAEVVKSELARETLARVAPGTPLRDGLERILRGGTGALIVLGHDSDVEKICDGGFHLDVEFAPTRLRELAKMDGAVVLSTDGKRIVRANVQLVPDPSIPTEESGTRHRNAERTAIQTGHPVISVSASMSIVSVYVDGARRVVESPDPILSRANVALATLERYKARLDEVIAALSRAEIEDYVLLRDAMSTAQRMEMVRRVSVEIEEYVLELGTNGRQVSLQLEELISDNDTMRELLVRDYFASPEPATAEDVRQALEVIEELSDADLLDLTQLAGAFGYPTTIDAQDNTMSPRGYRLLARISRLQFAHVDRLVRSFGTLQALLASTSADLQAVEGIGSIWARHIREGLSRLAETSIERYD
- a CDS encoding PaaI family thioesterase; this encodes MPDELDVLERHPKTSAPGELMRPHNSTCFGCGGDSPRGLRIPMYAGEGFTVDAQMPVEQWMEGGPGVIHGGILSSAFDDVMGMLPRLLGPPGVTVHLQVDFLKPIPVGETLQIHAAILGKQRRKIYTEGLAHLGDPDRPVARANGVFVTIDVVEHYADHVKNSAKAEEYLSGRPHL